The Bacillus sp. F19 DNA segment ATAAGTAAGTTAATGATGTGGAGGGGATGAAAACAAGCCAAGGACAAATAAGATAAGCCTGGTCAAAAAAGAAGTCACTCCTTTCAAGGAAGAATCTCTTTTTTATACCAGATAATAGGAATTGCCTATATGACTAAGTAAAAAAATGATAAGATGAAAACAGCTATCAGTTCTTTAGGGAAAGTACGGTGATCATGTTGAGCAAACTCATTCCGCTGGGGTATCTCAGTGCAATCATTTTTGTTTTATCCGGCATTCTTTATTTTTTTGCTTCCAATTGGAGCGGTTTTGAACGATTGGAAAAGGTGGGTCTTGCAATTGGTATGATGGTTTTATTTTACGGAGCAAGCTTTTTGAGCGGAAAGATTTTGTCCAATCGGGAGGCTCTCCCAAAATGGCTGCTTGTCGGCGGGACAATCTCTTTCGGTGCTGCTGCAGCTCTGATCGGGCAAATATATAATTCGCATGCTGACAGTTATCTATTATTTTTCATCTGGATGGTGCCTTCGATTGCTCTCGCTGTTATTACGCGATATCAGCCCTTTGCCATTCTTAGCTATGGGCTATTGCTGCTTTCATATTGGTTTTACATGTTTCCGACAAGTGTATCCATCAATCGTTCAGAATTTGAAGAATGGCTCATTTATCTTGGCATGGTGCTCCTTAATGCCACTATATTTGGCTTAGCTTATTTCTTAAAGCTAAAACCTCTGGAATATGCAGCTTTTACAGTCATTCATCTCTTTTTGATCATCATGTCATTTTACGAGGTGTTTGAACCTTATAGTTCCTGGATGAACATCGTGTACTTGTGTGTCATTATTCTTAGCTACTTCCTGTTTATGAAAAAAGACAGCCATCATAAGCTGACAATTATTACCTTTGTGATGCTGGGCGTTTTTGCCCTTTCTAAATATGCAGAACTCAGCATAAGACTAGCGGGTAAAATCGGACCATACAGCTTTTATTTGTTTTCCATTCTTGGGACATTGCTCTTTTTGGGGGGCGGTATTTACCTTGCAGTCCGTGTAACGAGGATAGCGCCTGATGACTCTCTGATGTACAAAGTGTTTAAAAATATTCTGATTGTGATAATAACCTTCACTTCGTCTCTCTTGCTTTCGTTCAGCCTGGGCGGATTATTGTTCCTTATCTTTCAGTCAGAATATAGCCTTGCGGTGTTAAGTCTTCTATTCATAGGCACAGCCGTTTTTTGGAAAAATCTCTATACAGCTGCACGGTACACCTTATTTATTACAGGGATTTTAACAGCATTAGGAGTTCTTTTCATGCTTAATGCCGGCACAGCCATTCTCTTTATTGCGGTCAGTTTTGTGATGATCCTGATCGAACGGGAAAAATTTCTTCAGTTTCTCGCCTATACTTTTATGCTTGCGAGCTTCATCAGCCTATTTTCTGTGCACTTACAATGGATGGAGCATTTCCGTCTTGTTTTAGCCCTCTTATCCATTGCTCAATTCTTGCTGATGCTAGTGCCGATTGATAGAGTGAGACAGCTGAGCAGCTTCTGCCTCTTTTACGGCTTCCTGCTTCTTTATCCGGCCGCCTTCTGGGGTACAGATTGGCAGGAAACGCTTGTCTATCAGATTCTGTATTTTGGACTTAGCGCAGTCATGCTTGCCCTTTATCATAAAAGAGATTGCCTTGTGAAGAGAAATATAACCTGGGTATTTTTTATCCTCTTTTTCATCGGCCTGTATTACGATTTTGCCTGGAAGCTGCTTCACAAATCGCTGACCTTCCTGCTCCTTGGCCTGCTGATTTTTGCAGCAGTGAGATACTTTGATAAAGAAAAACCTGCAGGAGGAAACGTTTTTACAAACAGAACCTGGGCTTTGATAGCAGGAGTATTTACCCTTCAGCTTGCTTTTACAGGTTACCAGAGCTTTTTAAATGAAAAAGCGCTGGATGAAGGGAAAGTAGTTGTGCTTGAACTTGAACCCCTTGATCCAAGGTCAATGCTTCAGGGAGATTATGTACAGCTGAGATATGAAGCCGGAAGATACGAACCGGAAGATGGCGTTAAAACCGGATCTGTCATCACTGTTAAAGTTAAAAAAGACAGCAAGGGGATTTACAGGCCGACTGGAGAAACGGCAAAAGGAAGAGCAGCGGAAGCTTTCAAAGAGCCCGAAGCGGACGAAGCCTATCTGACTGGAAAATACAATGGCTATGACGGTATCATTCTTGGAATCGAATCCTTTTTTGTAGAAGAGGGAACAGGGATGGAACTGGAACGAAATGCAAAATATGCAAAAGTGATTGTCTCTGATGAAGGCAATGCCCTGCTTGTAGATGTGAAAAGCGATTTATCTTCGCTGAAATAAAAAAAATCCATCCGCTGCTGGATGGATTTTTTCTATAAATTAGAATTTTAGTATCTGTCTGCTCTAAACAGGCGACTCTGCAATTTGATTCGTTCGCCAGTTTAACGAGTATATCCTGACCAGACTTTCGGAAACTCAATACCGGAACAGTTAGTGAAGTTTCGTTTCGTTCAGCTGAATTTCTTTTGTTTGGACGGAGGATTGATCATTAAGCAGGATGAATTCCTTCTTTTGCAGTCATTATGAAATTTCCTTATCTTCTTTCAAGTGTTTCAGAACCTTCTCATTTTCAGAAATTAAATCAGCTGTAAGCTGGCCAGACAGAGTAACCATTGGTACTCCGCCGCCCGGATGGGTGGACCCTCCTACAAAATAAAGATTTTCAAGCATGCTGCTTCTGCTCGGAATTTTGAATCCGCCATTTTTCTTGCGGTCGGCGGCAACACCGTAGATGGATCCCCCATTGGATCCGTACAGGCGCTCTAAATCATTAGGCGTAAAGGTGTATTCGAACTCGATATGGTTTCTTAAATCAGGAATTCCCATGCGCTCAAGCTTTGATAAGATGAGCTCGCGGTATGTTTCCTTTCTGAATTCCCAGTTTTCCCCCTCTTTTAGAGGTGGAACATGAGTCAGTACAAACAGATTTTCTTTTCCTTCAGGAGCCTGTGCTGAGTCTGATTTTGATGAGATGCCGACATACACAGTCGGATCATCAGCAAGCTTGCCTTCACCAAAAATCTGCTGAAACTCCTTCTCAGGATTTTCTGAGAAAAAGAAGTTGTGATGCGCAAGGTTATCATATGTTTGGTTGACGCCGAGCAGCATCACAAGACCTGATACAGTTGGTTCAAACTTTTGCAGCTCATCTATTTTCTGGTGCGATTGGGTGTTTTCTTTTAAAAGAGTGCGATACGCTGGAATTGCCTCGAGATTGGATACAACAAGATCTGCTTCAAGAATTCTTCCATTCAGAAGCTCAACACCGGAAGCTTTTTTCCCATTTGTGAGAATGCGCTCCACTTTTGTATTGAGCATGATTTCTGCCCCGAGCTCATGAAGAAGTTTATTCATGGCAAGAGCAATTTTATACATGCCTCCCTCGACATAATGAACGCCAAGTCCAAGCTGCACATGGGTGAGCTGAGACAGGACAGCAGGTGCATGATAGGGGGAAGAGCCTATATACATAATCAGGAAGTTGAAGAGCTGCCTGATTTTTTTATTTTTAAAGTGTTTTCTGGTGACGCCATCCATTGATTTCAATGGTTCCATCTGCAGCAGTTCTTTCACACTGTGCAGGGAACGAAGATCGTTAAGTCCCGAAAGGCTTTTACTGTAAAAGCTCTTCATGCTGTATTCATACATTTTACTGCAATACTGCAAGTAATCAAAGAATCCGTTTGCATCTTCCTCTGAAACTTTCTTTAATTCCACAAGCATAGCGGGCAAATCGCTTGTTAAATCAATCGTTGTTCCGTCTTCATAGAATGTTCTCCAGCCGGGCTCGACTCTTTTAATGGTGAGATAATCCGCAAGGGTGCGGCCTGCACTTTTAAACAATTTTTCAAGCACCCACGGCATCGTTAGGATGGAAGGTCCCGTATCAAACGTGTAGCCGAGTCCGCCGCGCATGTTTAATTTGCCGCCAACGCGCACTCCTTTTTCAACAACTGTTACCTCATATCCGTCTGCGCAAAGTCTGATAGCTGCAGAGAGGCCACCCAATCCGCCTCCAATGATAATCACTTTTTTTTTCAAAAGAATGCCTCCTTATGAGATTTTTATTCATGTCTAAACTGCTAAATAGGTGTACTTAGCAATCCATTCTGCCCTTTTGGATTTTTTCTATAATCAGAAAAGCGGAACTGTGATTTTATCAACTTAAAACGAAAATCACTGATTGGAAACTTCTCACTGGCTGCAGCTGGTGCTTTGTTTATTCTTCATTATTCAGAACACGCCTGCGGCTGGCATTATTAATGTCCTGTACGCTTTTGCGTTTAATATTCCGTTATAATGATTCAGCGCTAAAACCGCGTCAGGCAAAAACGGGTTCTGCAAAAGCAATCTGCAAAAAAAGACGGATGTATTTCCGAAGAAGTCCATCAGCCTTCTTTAAGTTCTGATAAATTTGGCGTATGATAGAGAGGACTTATGCAGATAAAGGAGAGAGGGTCCATGCAAAAAGAAAGATTAACGAAGCTTACTGACTGGCTGAAGCAGCAGGATACAGATGCTGCGTTTATTTCATCAACTGAAAACATTTTCTACTTAACAAACTTTCACACAAATCCCCATGAGAGATTAATGGGTTTATTTATTTTTAAAGAAGAAGAGCCGTTTTTCATTTGCCCTGGAATGGAAGTTTCACAGGCGAAAGCTGCAGGTTTTGACGGAGAAATTATCGGATATGCCGATCATGAAAATCCATGGGACAAAGTAAATGCAGCCATCGTAAAAAGAGGGAAGCAGGACGTTAAAAAAGCAGCTGTTGAAAAAGATCTTCTTTCTTTTGCCCGCGCTCTGCAGCTTCAAAACATTCTGACTGAGGCAGAACTTGTTTCAGCGGAGGAGATCATGAATCAATTGCGTCTGATCAAAGACGACAAAGAGCTTGAGATAATAAAGCAGGCAGCAGAGCTTGCAGATTTTGGCGTTGAGGTAGGCGTTCATGCTCTGCAATCAGGCATCAGCGAAATGGACGTTCTTGCAAAAATTGAATATGAACTAAAACGAAAAGGTATTCGTGAAATGTCCTTTTCTACAATGGTTCTGTTCGGAGAAAAATCAGGACAGCCCCATGGCAATCCTGGCTTGACTGCATTAAAATCAGGGGACTTCGTTTTATTTGATCTTGGCGTCGTGCTTGATGGCTACTGCTCAGATATTACGCGTACGTTTGCGTATCAATCGATCAATGATAAGCAAAAAGAAATCTATGATACAGTGCTAAAAGCTCAATTAAAAGCGCTGGATGCAAGTAAACCAGGCACTAAAATCGGAGAATTGGATCAAATCGCACGGGATGTCATCTCACATGCAGGCTACGGCGATTTCTTCCCGCATCGATTGGGACACGGCCTTGGCATTAGCGTGCACGAATTCCCGTCGATGAGCCATACGAATAATGACCTGCTTCAGGAAGGCATGGTTTATACAATTGAGCCAGGCATTTACATCCCTGAAATCGGCGGCGTCCGCATTGAAGATGACGTGTATATTACAAATATTGGGCATGAAACACTGACAAAATTTCCGAAAGAGCTTCAGATCATCAAATAGTGGGAAAAATAAATAGAGCAGCATTGAATCAAACCGCACATTCGAGCTATCGTGCGGTTTGATTTTTTGATGAATAAAAGGGGAAAAAGAAAATGAAAAAATGGTTCCTGCTGATTTTAGTGGCCTTTTTGTTAACGGGATGTTCAGAAACAGCGAATGATGAGACACCTGCTGCTGAAACTGAAAAGAAGAATATATCCTCAAAAGAAGAGAGTCCATCTGAGGAAGCAGTTCCGGCTGAATCCGAAATAGAAGCAGATTCTGAGAATGAGAATTTCATTCCTGCCAAGGTAGTCAGGGTCATCGACGGAGACACAGTCAAGGTCCTTGTGAATGGGAAAGAAGAGACGCTGCGCCTGCTGCTCGTTGACACACCGGAAACCGTTCATCCAAACAAACCTGTGCAGCCGTATGGACCTGAAGCAAGCAGCTTTGCAAAAAGCACTCTTTCAGGCAAAGAGGTGGAGCTTGAGCTTGATGTTGGAGAACGTGATAAATATGGAAGGCTCTTAGTCTATCTTCACGCTGACGGCAAGATGTTCAATAAACTTCTTATCGAAAAAGGACTTGCGCGTGTGGGGTATGTTTATGCCCCGAATACAAAGCATGTAGATGAGTTTTATGAGCTTCAAAAAGCTGCTCAGAAAAAGGAGATTGGCATCTGGAGCATAGAAAATTATGCCACAGAGGACGAAGGCTTTAATGACGCGGAAAAAAAATCGGAACAAACAGAAGCCTGCACAATCAAAGGGAATATTTCTTCATCAGGAGACAA contains these protein-coding regions:
- a CDS encoding GDYXXLXY domain-containing protein, producing the protein MLSKLIPLGYLSAIIFVLSGILYFFASNWSGFERLEKVGLAIGMMVLFYGASFLSGKILSNREALPKWLLVGGTISFGAAAALIGQIYNSHADSYLLFFIWMVPSIALAVITRYQPFAILSYGLLLLSYWFYMFPTSVSINRSEFEEWLIYLGMVLLNATIFGLAYFLKLKPLEYAAFTVIHLFLIIMSFYEVFEPYSSWMNIVYLCVIILSYFLFMKKDSHHKLTIITFVMLGVFALSKYAELSIRLAGKIGPYSFYLFSILGTLLFLGGGIYLAVRVTRIAPDDSLMYKVFKNILIVIITFTSSLLLSFSLGGLLFLIFQSEYSLAVLSLLFIGTAVFWKNLYTAARYTLFITGILTALGVLFMLNAGTAILFIAVSFVMILIEREKFLQFLAYTFMLASFISLFSVHLQWMEHFRLVLALLSIAQFLLMLVPIDRVRQLSSFCLFYGFLLLYPAAFWGTDWQETLVYQILYFGLSAVMLALYHKRDCLVKRNITWVFFILFFIGLYYDFAWKLLHKSLTFLLLGLLIFAAVRYFDKEKPAGGNVFTNRTWALIAGVFTLQLAFTGYQSFLNEKALDEGKVVVLELEPLDPRSMLQGDYVQLRYEAGRYEPEDGVKTGSVITVKVKKDSKGIYRPTGETAKGRAAEAFKEPEADEAYLTGKYNGYDGIILGIESFFVEEGTGMELERNAKYAKVIVSDEGNALLVDVKSDLSSLK
- the crtI gene encoding phytoene desaturase, which produces MKKKVIIIGGGLGGLSAAIRLCADGYEVTVVEKGVRVGGKLNMRGGLGYTFDTGPSILTMPWVLEKLFKSAGRTLADYLTIKRVEPGWRTFYEDGTTIDLTSDLPAMLVELKKVSEEDANGFFDYLQYCSKMYEYSMKSFYSKSLSGLNDLRSLHSVKELLQMEPLKSMDGVTRKHFKNKKIRQLFNFLIMYIGSSPYHAPAVLSQLTHVQLGLGVHYVEGGMYKIALAMNKLLHELGAEIMLNTKVERILTNGKKASGVELLNGRILEADLVVSNLEAIPAYRTLLKENTQSHQKIDELQKFEPTVSGLVMLLGVNQTYDNLAHHNFFFSENPEKEFQQIFGEGKLADDPTVYVGISSKSDSAQAPEGKENLFVLTHVPPLKEGENWEFRKETYRELILSKLERMGIPDLRNHIEFEYTFTPNDLERLYGSNGGSIYGVAADRKKNGGFKIPSRSSMLENLYFVGGSTHPGGGVPMVTLSGQLTADLISENEKVLKHLKEDKEIS
- a CDS encoding Xaa-Pro peptidase family protein gives rise to the protein MQKERLTKLTDWLKQQDTDAAFISSTENIFYLTNFHTNPHERLMGLFIFKEEEPFFICPGMEVSQAKAAGFDGEIIGYADHENPWDKVNAAIVKRGKQDVKKAAVEKDLLSFARALQLQNILTEAELVSAEEIMNQLRLIKDDKELEIIKQAAELADFGVEVGVHALQSGISEMDVLAKIEYELKRKGIREMSFSTMVLFGEKSGQPHGNPGLTALKSGDFVLFDLGVVLDGYCSDITRTFAYQSINDKQKEIYDTVLKAQLKALDASKPGTKIGELDQIARDVISHAGYGDFFPHRLGHGLGISVHEFPSMSHTNNDLLQEGMVYTIEPGIYIPEIGGVRIEDDVYITNIGHETLTKFPKELQIIK
- a CDS encoding thermonuclease family protein, translating into MKKWFLLILVAFLLTGCSETANDETPAAETEKKNISSKEESPSEEAVPAESEIEADSENENFIPAKVVRVIDGDTVKVLVNGKEETLRLLLVDTPETVHPNKPVQPYGPEASSFAKSTLSGKEVELELDVGERDKYGRLLVYLHADGKMFNKLLIEKGLARVGYVYAPNTKHVDEFYELQKAAQKKEIGIWSIENYATEDEGFNDAEKKSEQTEACTIKGNISSSGDKIYHLPEGQYYDATKEEEMFCSEDEAANAGYRASKR